acgatgaagctcaactggttggggtatcccacaaacagatggcgccaccagcttttttgctatttttagaatgaatgagtcgtttgccgtctgctaaacgaagtctttctatattccgtttaggtagagaacttgagtcgtttagaagccgtttagtggtcgtttagtggatttgtggcacttgggttgtcaaagtgtcaaagacggacgccggcaataatctcattgctgctgcacaagttagattcgttaattgaagaatgaatattgagtgaagtgattgtgaattatcagtaaattgtgtaaaattttgtgtaattcatcaatacaaaagattcaaaaatatacatatgtgtttaaccgaaacaaatcttgttgtttatttcatcgatgacgcttgcttgaaaataaaacacaaagaaaaataatccctggcatcgtggcataaggaagctgcttaggcgctgtttgaaagacccacatagaaatTTGATgctttgatgatgatgctactgcaaaaggcgaattagagcagcgatctttagcgtgccaaaatgagctgcttaagcaattctggctatttgggatacccgggtattccacacgtattgatgcaaaaaattaacgattttcataggtaaacaatgctttctatattttaatgctgtaagcaagtaatgccgaccacatattctcttctatttcatttattcattaagttttttcattttattataaaaataacggtcaaattgaaatttggaatcgcttgaatttgactcgaaaataagcacaatacgaaaagaggaagaagagaaacgtcattctccatataaaatgtatggaatactcgggtatgctggttgccaacttacgtggtaaagttaaaaaaaaataatcaaaataaaatacttacaggctgtttaaaattacaacttatgcaccaaaaaatcataaattaaaagttgggaggctacggaaaatttcaggtcaataaaagcaatgaatcaaaagttattgcagttcgaagttgaaaaaaatacccgggtatccggttgccaacttaaaggttaaaagccagaaatattagaattttctgcacgaatcatatcaatTAAATGacaaagtgtataaaagtactaaataaaataaaaaatccgagtaatcaatagtattttagtcaaaaaacgtgaaattcgacttacgcggatattcgagttacgcggattcgtcgggaatGCAGAAAcagcgtaactcgggaacagactgtatctcgtggaccgcctgtacagataaatcggtatctGGTCACTCTGCGTCGAATCATAGCTTTGGGCACTGGTATCACATTCTATGGTAATCTTGCGCGAATAGACTTTGGACATACAATTTGCCAACATCCAACTTGCGGTAGCTCTGGGGTGTTTAATTGACGCCAATTTATTTGTGCTGAAGTTTCTAGTGAGCAGAAAGAAATTTCACCATGTCCCGAGTATTAGTTGGAGTAAAACGTGTTATCGACTATGCCGTGAAGGTAAGTTGATAAATTATGTGGTCCGACCCTGGAACTGGCATTGTGGTCGGGAAGAGATAACAACAATACGCCAGGATGGAAACAGCGGCACCAGGAAGATGGTCACTGATAAGGCCGATTGTGTAGTCTCaaaggaaaatattttataccGTCCGTTACACAACATGTTTTCGTTCTGGTACGGATTATCTGCATTCATGAGCTAAAGTCTAAGGTAgaattgcttcctttttttcttcacagatTCGCGTTAAGCCGGACAAATCCGGTGTCGTCACTGAAGGGGTCAAGCACTCCATGAAcccttttgatgaaattgctGTAGAAGAAGCAGTCAaattgaaagagaaaaaaattgcCGCTGAGGTGGTGGTTGTTTCGGTTGGTCCTTCTCAATCCCAGGAAGTACTCCGTACGGCCCTTGCCATGGGGGCAGATCGTGGAATACATGTAGAGGTAGCAGGCAAGGAGTTTGATCTTCTTCAGCCTATTCATGTTTCGAAAATACTGGCCAAACTCGCACAAGATGAGAAAGCGGATCTAGTGATTCTCGGTAAGCAAGCCATCGATGATGATTGCAATCAGACGGCGCAGATGACTGCCGCTGTGTTAGATTGGCCACAGGCTACTTTCGCCTCTAAGGTCGAAAAAGAAGGAGATACATTAAAAGTCGTGCGCGAGGTGGACGGTGGACTGGAAACCATTAAGACTAAGATGCCGGCAGTAGTTAGTGCTGACTTGCGTCTAAATACCCCACGCTATGCTACCCTTCCCAATATCATGAAGGCAAAGAAGAAACCGATAAAGAAACTTGCACCGAAAGATTTGGGAGTTGACACAACGCCCCGTATCGAAATTGTCTCCATCGAAGATCCTCCTGTCAGACAAGCTGGATCCATACTGCCGGACGTGGACACTTTGTTGACCAAACTGCGTGACGGTGGTCATATTAAGTAGGAGTCTCTGAGTGGAGTTAGGTAAACTTCGCAGTGAATCTTGCCGAGGTAGTAATGTTTCAAGGTTTTGGGGTTATTAGCTTGTCAATCAAATCgagaataaaaattaaactgtTATAGTTTATCCGTTTCGCAAAAAATCAGTTTTCTTGTAGCTCATTTTCTTCACAAAAATGGACACGACTTATTTCAAGGAAAATTTCTTTCGTTAGTGAATGCATTCAAACTAAGAAAAAGTTTCGTTTTGGTACATACCATCtgatacaaaataaaattatttataataaatacGAACGCAAACAGGATCCCGGGTTGTGCGGCTTCGAAAGTAACGATCCGGTTCTTTTCGATATTGGTAAGttataaaattgaaattgcaCATGTATACCTAATACGGTAGACCTTATTATTACACTAGCCGAAAGCCACCAAGCGGGCGTAGCAAGTTAAGCTAAGGATATACTTTAGGAGTATTTGATCTTGTGACTACAATAGTGATATAAGCGACTTTTGAATACTAAAGAGATCAGAATTCGAGTTCGACCAACATATAACACCAGCTAGAGATAAGTGATAAAGCGATTAAGTTCTTGCCTAGATAAATTAATACTTATGATTGTTAGAGAGGCATGGCCAAGTGATTTAATGATAGACGTACTGTTTCGTGTAAAACTGATAGTGAATTGTGTCATTTTCGGGTCGCCAAAACTGACTGTCCTGTTATGTAAGAATAATTTTAGGCCAATTTGATCACTTAGCTcataatggaaaacaaaataatatacaATGAGAGGCCAGATTAGTTTTGCTCGGAAATTATTTGTCCATAATGGTACTGTTCCAGCAAAGGAACTGCGGAATTGTTTAAATGCGTTGCTCCTGTCTCATGTTCACGATcttcttcgtcgtcgtcgttacCGTCATCCTCGTATTCGTCTTCATAATCTTCATCATCTTCTTCATGTGTTTCATCGTCCTCGTTCTCTTCTGCAGCTGACAGATGTTGGCTAAGATCTTTACCAGATCGATTATTCCCAGAAGCTGATCTTAACTGGTTTTGCTTCTCTTGTACTGCTTTCGTACCTACTTCCGTATCGATGGGTGCGTCGTTGTCACTCTCTTCGGAACCATCCAGGCTCATGCACTTTTCGTCATCTACATCTTGCACATCTCTTTGGTGTACCTGTTTCATGTGATTGCGGTAGCGTCCTCGTAGTGTAAATACTTTTCCACATTCGCCACAttcgattttaattttttgttttcttcttccccgCGGTATATCGGATTGAACCGACGGTTCTGGCCGTAATTCCGGTGGTAAATGAAGAATTTCATGCGTTCGAAGAGAGGATCTTTGCGAGAAACATTTACCGCAAGTTGGGCACGGGTATGGTTTTTCGCCAGAATGGACTCGCTGATGTATACGTAGGTTGGTAGCAGTCGTAAACGTCTTTCCACATTCTACACACGGATAAGGTTTAACCTCTGCATGACTCAACATGTGTTGCCGAAGTCTCGTTTCCTGTGCGTATGATTTATTGCACTTTGTACAAGCAAACGGTCTTTCTGTACTGTGCATATTTCGACGGTGTGTATTCAACATGGCCTGCGTGTTGAATGATTTGGTACATTCTTCACAAGGATAGGGACGTTCGGTGTTGTGCGAAAGTGCATGGGTTTTAAGTGAAGATTTTTGAGTAAATCGCTTCCCACATTCTTCGCAGGCGAACGGTTTTTCTTCaaggtgtgtatgtttgtggttGTTTAAATTCGACAATGTTGCATACGATTTAGGGCATCGATCACATTGGAAAGGTCGTACGTCGGTATGCGCGGATATGTAATGCGTTTTGAGTGTTTGAGACTGAGCGAAGCTTTTATCGCATTTATCACACTTGTACGGCTTCAAACCCTGGTGGATCCGCATATGAACAGTGAGATTGCTAACATTGCTGAACGCCTTTAGGCATACCTGGCAAGGGTACGGCTTTTCCTGGCTATGCACACGTTCGTGCATTTTTTTGCTAGAGTGCTGGCTAAATCGTTTATCGCAATAGCTACAAGCGTATGGTTTTTCCTGGGTGTGCGTACGAAGATGTACTTTATAGTTTCCAGCACTTGTATATTGCTGGTTACAAATTTCGCACACAAACGGCTTTACGTTGAAGTGAAGTCGCTTATGCGTGTTTAAACTAGATGCCTGCGTGAAACTCTTGAAGCAAATATCACACGCGTACGGTTTTTCTCCCGTATGGGTTCGAGTATGTACTTTTAAATATATCGCTTTTGAAAATCTCTTTTGGCATACGAGACAAACGTAATTTTTTGCTTGTGCAGCAGATCCAGTGCTCCGTTTCTTGCGCTTGCGAGACTTTTTAGGGattccatcattttttttatcttcttccTTGTGTCCTTGTTGGTCATCATCGATTCGTGGcgtgtgtttttcttgctcTTCGCTTTCCTGTTGACATGATTCTTGCTGGCTCTGCTCTTGCTGCTGTGACCTTTGCTGTTCTTCACATTGTAATGGCTTTGCCAATTCAACTTTGTCTTCAATTTTAGATGTCGGCTCGTCCACCTGAAGTGGTTCCAAGACATCATTCATAAGCTCCTTTTCTGGGAAAATGCGATCCCCTTCGGGAACAACATAATCGTCTCCAACTCCTTGCAGGAGGCTTCCCTCGGGAAGATTTTGCATCAAAGGACCGTCCATATATGTGCTATATAAATCCACAGAGGAGTCCTCTGCTCCTCGCTTTATATGCTCTTCTAGCCGCAAGCTAGCCACAGTTTCGGATGAGCTAGCACCGGTACTGCTAGTACTGCTACAGCTAGTGCTCGAGTCATCCGTATCGTCACTACAACAATCATCCTCTTCATCGTCTTCGGTAGAGTCGTCAGTACTTTCGTCCTCGTCGGCTATACTGCTCTTCCCATCCGAACTGTCATCTTCCGACGATTCCTGTGTATCGCCCATTGTTATGCGATACACTGTTGCGGCCTCGCCACTGATGTTCAGAGTCATGCCATTCTTACTGCCATTTGCCTTCTCCGATACCGGTCCTGTAAACATAAGCTCTTTACTTTCATCATCCAACAGGTACGGTTGATCCAAAGTTCTGTTTGACGCGTTGAGCGACGCCGGTTGTTCTGCACTCGGGAACTGAAAGAGCGACTCCGCATCTCCGTTGTGAATTTTGTTGTGTTCGATAAAAGTTTGACGGGAAACAGGGAAACCACCGTTGGACTTTTTAAGATCTTTCATCACCTTGTTGTATTTGCGTATGCACTTCCGGCAGATAGGCTCAACACGTCCATCCAGGGGAGTAATCTATAATGCACAATAAAACGGATGAAACTCCACGCATAGCCTTCTAAGTGTACGCGTACCTTAACCGAAAATACTGTTTCAAGCAACCAAACGTTAGAATCATCGCACTGGATAAAGTCCATGTTTTTATGCAGCAGCTGGCACAATTTGCAGAAATGCACCATTTTTATGCAGTGATACGCCTAGCTTTgcgaaaaatggaaatgaatttagGATACTAAATCGCCTGATAGAAAATCGATAAAATTGCACGACAtggaatttaaattattattattttcaccaAAACATTTGATCGATTACTGTATTTTGACCGTCGATGGGTGAATAAATAGGGAAGAATTCACAGGCAGCAGAAAAATACacgcacagtttttttttctattttatcatttgttttttttttgtttattacggttgTCAATTTTACCAAGGTGAAAAATGACCAAGGTGGAAATCAAGGTAGATTATGGAAGTAAGGTGGTGGAATGCAAGATGCGTTTAACCGTAGTGTCTATGACCAAAACAATACACGTTGTTCTACGATCGCCGGTACAAGTAAGGCCCGTGGcagcgctcatccgatgcgattttatcggacgagattgttatgggatttgacagataacgtcggacgt
This is a stretch of genomic DNA from Anopheles merus strain MAF chromosome 2R, AmerM5.1, whole genome shotgun sequence. It encodes these proteins:
- the LOC121603354 gene encoding electron transfer flavoprotein subunit beta, with protein sequence MSRVLVGVKRVIDYAVKIRVKPDKSGVVTEGVKHSMNPFDEIAVEEAVKLKEKKIAAEVVVVSVGPSQSQEVLRTALAMGADRGIHVEVAGKEFDLLQPIHVSKILAKLAQDEKADLVILGKQAIDDDCNQTAQMTAAVLDWPQATFASKVEKEGDTLKVVREVDGGLETIKTKMPAVVSADLRLNTPRYATLPNIMKAKKKPIKKLAPKDLGVDTTPRIEIVSIEDPPVRQAGSILPDVDTLLTKLRDGGHIK
- the LOC121603256 gene encoding zinc finger protein 271-like gives rise to the protein MVHFCKLCQLLHKNMDFIQCDDSNVWLLETVFSVKITPLDGRVEPICRKCIRKYNKVMKDLKKSNGGFPVSRQTFIEHNKIHNGDAESLFQFPSAEQPASLNASNRTLDQPYLLDDESKELMFTGPVSEKANGSKNGMTLNISGEAATVYRITMGDTQESSEDDSSDGKSSIADEDESTDDSTEDDEEDDCCSDDTDDSSTSCSSTSSTGASSSETVASLRLEEHIKRGAEDSSVDLYSTYMDGPLMQNLPEGSLLQGVGDDYVVPEGDRIFPEKELMNDVLEPLQVDEPTSKIEDKVELAKPLQCEEQQRSQQQEQSQQESCQQESEEQEKHTPRIDDDQQGHKEEDKKNDGIPKKSRKRKKRSTGSAAQAKNYVCLVCQKRFSKAIYLKVHTRTHTGEKPYACDICFKSFTQASSLNTHKRLHFNVKPFVCEICNQQYTSAGNYKVHLRTHTQEKPYACSYCDKRFSQHSSKKMHERVHSQEKPYPCQVCLKAFSNVSNLTVHMRIHQGLKPYKCDKCDKSFAQSQTLKTHYISAHTDVRPFQCDRCPKSYATLSNLNNHKHTHLEEKPFACEECGKRFTQKSSLKTHALSHNTERPYPCEECTKSFNTQAMLNTHRRNMHSTERPFACTKCNKSYAQETRLRQHMLSHAEVKPYPCVECGKTFTTATNLRIHQRVHSGEKPYPCPTCGKCFSQRSSLRTHEILHLPPELRPEPSVQSDIPRGRRKQKIKIECGECGKVFTLRGRYRNHMKQVHQRDVQDVDDEKCMSLDGSEESDNDAPIDTEVGTKAVQEKQNQLRSASGNNRSGKDLSQHLSAAEENEDDETHEEDDEDYEDEYEDDGNDDDEEDREHETGATHLNNSAVPLLEQYHYGQIISEQN